One Aegilops tauschii subsp. strangulata cultivar AL8/78 chromosome 7, Aet v6.0, whole genome shotgun sequence genomic window carries:
- the LOC109769173 gene encoding uncharacterized protein, protein MDKIVRVLEISKGTCIRVVYGVSSQLCICFHPAINFSTGRVISKLTYDNAVTALDIDHTGQLIFAGDAQGYIYTISVNSHTGSLSRTHKNKSCKIKSSVTTIRIATNSHGYLTLICSLKLASPVQNIRASFCPLLSLEKGEFIGIDEVVYIPKGTRLSSNGSSLESRGKFARLI, encoded by the exons ATGGATAAAATTGTGAGAGTGTTGGAGATCTCTAAAGGCACTTGTATCAGAGTCGTATATGGAGTTTCTTCCCAGCTATGCATCTGCTTTCATCCT GCAATTAATTTTAGCACGGGGAGAGTAATCAGCAAACTCACCTATGACAATGCGGTTACAGCGTTGGATATCGACCACACTGGTCAACTTATTTTTGCTGGTGATGCGCAG GGTTACATATACACTATTAGTGTGAACTCTCACACAGGGTCTTTATCTAGAACTCATAAGAACAAGAGTTGTAAGATCAAATCTTCCGTTACAACCATCCG CATTGCAACAAATTCCCATGGATACTTGACTCTCATATGCTCTCTAAAATTGGCTTCACCAGTGCAGAATATCCGTGCTTCTTTCTGTCCACTTCTTTCCCTTGAGAAAGGGGAATTCATAG GTATTGATGAAGTCGTTTACATCCCTAAAGGGACACGGCTCTCCAGTAATGGGAGTAGCCTGGAATCACGGGGAAAATTTGCTCGCCTCATCTGA